A DNA window from Campylobacter anatolicus contains the following coding sequences:
- a CDS encoding F0F1 ATP synthase subunit delta, which produces MNEIVSKKYVKAIFNDTNLDLNLFIANLSETAVAFSIDKFRNIINLPTLKTAQKIEFILSLVNNPSSEFKNFIKLLGANKRLELVPTILSEIKMTQSLKQNIYSGSVYASVALDKEQLSVLEDKFSNRFDAKVRLDGEVNGYNGVKIELDELGVEVNFSMDRLKTQISEYILKAI; this is translated from the coding sequence ATGAATGAAATCGTTTCAAAAAAGTATGTAAAAGCAATTTTTAATGATACAAACCTTGATCTAAACTTATTTATAGCAAATTTAAGTGAGACAGCAGTTGCTTTTAGTATTGATAAATTTAGAAATATTATAAATTTGCCAACCCTAAAAACTGCCCAAAAGATTGAATTTATCTTATCTTTAGTAAACAACCCAAGCTCTGAGTTTAAAAATTTTATCAAACTTTTGGGAGCAAACAAAAGACTAGAACTAGTGCCTACGATACTTAGTGAGATAAAGATGACGCAGTCGCTAAAGCAAAATATTTATAGTGGTAGCGTTTATGCAAGCGTCGCTTTAGATAAAGAGCAATTAAGCGTTTTGGAGGATAAATTTTCAAATCGTTTTGATGCAAAAGTTAGACTTGATGGTGAGGTAAATGGCTATAATGGCGTAAAAATTGAGCTTGATGAGCTTGGTGTAGAGGTAAATTTCTCTATGGATAGACTAAAAACACAGATTAGCGAATATATATTAAAAGCAATTTAA